A genome region from Wielerella bovis includes the following:
- the xerD gene encoding site-specific tyrosine recombinase XerD yields MSSQLEYIDRLLDHLWLQERLSHNTLAAYRRDLLKIAARLQTHQHTFFSADSVALAAAIYIADEKPRSQARALSACKRLYGWLEETEQRTDNPCHDLQASKAERLLPPIITEHHIDALLAAPDVTTPHGLRDKALLELMYATGLRVSEAVNLRLDEINLNSGLVNIIGKGDKQRIVPLGEEAIFWLEKYLQQARPSLLKGQKCDAVFVSQKKVKISRQLAWIAVKKYAEQVGMGSHVSPHSLRHAFATHLVNHGADLRVVQLLLGHADISTTQIYTHVANERLKNVVNQYHPRS; encoded by the coding sequence ATGTCTTCCCAACTTGAATACATTGACCGCTTACTTGACCATTTGTGGTTGCAAGAACGCCTATCGCACAATACCCTTGCCGCTTATCGCCGAGATTTGCTCAAAATTGCCGCACGTTTGCAAACCCATCAGCACACTTTTTTCTCTGCTGATAGCGTGGCTCTCGCTGCCGCCATTTATATTGCTGACGAAAAACCGCGTTCACAAGCGCGCGCCTTATCCGCCTGTAAACGATTATATGGCTGGTTAGAAGAAACCGAGCAGCGCACGGACAATCCCTGTCATGATTTGCAAGCAAGCAAAGCCGAACGATTGTTGCCGCCCATTATTACTGAACATCATATTGATGCTCTGCTTGCCGCGCCAGATGTTACCACACCACATGGTTTGCGTGATAAAGCCTTGTTGGAATTGATGTATGCAACGGGTTTGCGCGTGAGTGAGGCGGTTAATTTACGACTAGATGAAATCAATTTAAACAGTGGCTTGGTCAATATTATCGGCAAGGGCGACAAACAGCGCATTGTGCCATTGGGCGAAGAAGCAATTTTTTGGCTGGAAAAATACCTGCAACAAGCACGACCTTCTTTGTTAAAGGGACAAAAATGCGATGCGGTATTTGTCTCGCAAAAAAAAGTCAAAATTAGCCGCCAGTTGGCATGGATAGCGGTCAAAAAATACGCTGAACAAGTAGGCATGGGCAGCCATGTTTCGCCACACAGTTTGCGTCATGCTTTTGCCACACATTTGGTCAATCACGGCGCGGACTTGCGCGTGGTGCAGCTATTATTGGGACACGCGGATATTTCTACCACGCAAATTTACACGCATGTGGCAAATGAACGCTTAAAAAATGTGGTCAATCAATATCATCCACGTTCATAA